In one Sporomusa sphaeroides DSM 2875 genomic region, the following are encoded:
- a CDS encoding exo-beta-N-acetylmuramidase NamZ family protein, translating into MHSKRLLMMFFLVYFLIAATGCSAAPDLSGQAAEKPAPAPALAPVRLGIDNIDRHLTVFQGKRVGLITNQTGMTSDFQSSIDVLKAKTNLVALFSPEHGIRGAIPAGAAVGSYLDEATGVPVYSLYGQTKKPTAAMLDNIDVLAFDMQDIGARFYTYMFTMAYAMQSAKEQGKTFVVFDRPNPTGGEAVEGNIIQPGYESFIGLYPIPARHGLTIGEMARLMNSEYNIHCDLVVIPMTGWQRSMHFDDTGLPWVMTSPNVPTPDTALVYSGTGIFGGTNISEGIGTTRPFELVGAPWLNAAALAERMNAAGLPGVAFRPVYFTPRQAEVKYTGRLCGGVQLHVTDRQAFLPVRTGLTLLYVIKDMSGGKFAFTLPSTAATATIDLYTGDSRVRNEVPEAEILHDWDEAAARFKALSKQYYLYN; encoded by the coding sequence GTGCACAGTAAACGCTTACTTATGATGTTTTTTCTGGTGTATTTTCTGATAGCAGCAACAGGCTGCAGCGCCGCCCCGGATTTGTCCGGGCAGGCGGCAGAAAAGCCGGCCCCTGCTCCGGCCCTAGCTCCGGTGCGGCTGGGCATTGATAATATTGACAGACACCTCACTGTTTTTCAGGGAAAGCGGGTGGGGCTTATCACCAATCAGACAGGGATGACCAGCGATTTTCAGAGCAGTATTGATGTGCTTAAAGCCAAGACCAACCTTGTTGCCCTATTTTCACCTGAACATGGGATTCGAGGGGCTATACCTGCCGGGGCCGCTGTTGGCAGCTATCTGGATGAAGCTACCGGTGTGCCGGTCTACAGCCTGTATGGCCAAACCAAGAAACCAACCGCTGCCATGCTGGACAATATCGATGTCCTGGCCTTTGATATGCAGGATATTGGCGCCAGGTTCTACACCTATATGTTTACCATGGCCTATGCCATGCAAAGCGCCAAAGAACAGGGCAAGACCTTTGTTGTGTTTGACCGTCCTAATCCAACCGGCGGTGAAGCGGTGGAAGGCAATATTATTCAGCCGGGGTATGAATCCTTTATCGGCCTATATCCCATTCCGGCCCGCCATGGCCTGACAATCGGCGAAATGGCCCGCCTGATGAACAGTGAGTACAATATTCATTGCGATTTGGTGGTGATTCCGATGACAGGCTGGCAGCGCAGTATGCACTTTGACGATACCGGGCTGCCCTGGGTTATGACATCCCCCAATGTTCCGACACCGGATACTGCCCTGGTGTACAGCGGTACGGGAATTTTTGGCGGTACCAATATATCGGAAGGTATTGGCACTACCCGGCCCTTTGAGCTTGTCGGCGCACCCTGGCTTAATGCCGCCGCATTGGCGGAACGCATGAATGCCGCAGGTTTGCCGGGGGTAGCCTTCCGGCCGGTGTATTTTACACCAAGACAGGCCGAGGTCAAATACACTGGCAGACTGTGCGGCGGGGTGCAGCTGCATGTGACTGACAGGCAGGCCTTTCTCCCGGTGCGGACAGGTCTGACTCTGCTGTATGTAATCAAGGATATGAGCGGCGGCAAGTTTGCGTTTACTTTGCCGTCCACTGCCGCTACGGCGACCATCGACCTTTATACGGGTGACAGCCGTGTGCGGAACGAAGTGCCTGAGGCTGAAATATTACATGACTGGGATGAGGCTGCCGCGCGGTTTAAAGCACTGTCTAAACAATATTATCTTTATAATTAA
- a CDS encoding MFS transporter encodes MGERFENNIAGRLDRLPLCSVQWKLWLLHEICWILGSVGLGTATFVLASIGNEFTFTSTSKGLVASSTYLGMFFGASLSGYLGDKFGRKKMLVISIFIWSLASLGLAWSPNITFFWIFRFFLGLGMGAQFPMTQSMLSELFPANSRGRAICLMEGGFPLACILAGLISWVALMYVDWRYVFLIQALGGLCVFMVIYKIPESARWHESVGQLDKAKAIVETMEAQVIKVTGKPLPAIPEPIVDERDYSGKSKLAQLFEPDQIKKTLTLWTLWFCVLFGFYGLNTWISALLVNAGFSVVKSSGFVLLMYLPAIPGYLCATYFVEIFGRKKMIFSYLILAAVFCYFYGQSQTLTELFVFGCCMQFFMFGMWSLIYTYASEVFPTRIRSTGCGTTSSAGRMGSLIAPTLFGLLLPYIGNSGLFNLGAAIFIIGGTVTLIFGVETKGKRLEEIRNL; translated from the coding sequence ATGGGGGAACGGTTCGAAAACAACATAGCCGGACGTCTAGACAGACTGCCGCTATGTTCGGTTCAGTGGAAACTGTGGCTTCTGCATGAAATATGCTGGATATTAGGTTCTGTTGGATTGGGAACGGCGACTTTTGTATTAGCTTCCATCGGAAATGAATTTACCTTTACATCTACAAGCAAAGGTCTTGTCGCTTCATCCACCTACCTGGGCATGTTCTTCGGTGCCAGTTTGTCCGGCTACCTGGGCGATAAATTCGGCCGCAAAAAAATGCTGGTGATATCCATCTTTATTTGGAGCTTAGCCAGTCTGGGACTGGCCTGGAGCCCAAACATCACTTTCTTTTGGATTTTCCGGTTTTTCCTGGGCCTGGGAATGGGCGCTCAGTTCCCGATGACACAGTCCATGCTGTCGGAGCTTTTCCCCGCCAATAGCCGGGGACGCGCCATCTGTCTTATGGAGGGCGGCTTCCCGCTGGCCTGTATCTTAGCCGGCCTCATTTCCTGGGTAGCGTTGATGTATGTCGACTGGCGATACGTTTTCTTGATCCAAGCGCTGGGCGGACTTTGTGTGTTCATGGTAATATACAAGATTCCGGAATCAGCCCGCTGGCATGAATCGGTAGGGCAGTTGGACAAGGCAAAGGCCATTGTCGAAACTATGGAAGCCCAGGTCATTAAAGTAACCGGCAAACCCTTGCCGGCCATCCCGGAACCGATTGTCGACGAAAGGGATTACTCCGGTAAATCCAAACTGGCCCAATTGTTTGAGCCTGACCAGATTAAGAAGACACTGACCCTTTGGACGCTCTGGTTCTGTGTATTGTTTGGCTTTTACGGTTTAAATACCTGGATTTCGGCCCTGCTGGTAAATGCCGGGTTCAGTGTGGTTAAATCCAGTGGTTTCGTCCTGCTGATGTATTTACCCGCCATACCAGGCTACCTGTGCGCGACTTATTTCGTGGAAATATTCGGCCGCAAAAAAATGATCTTTTCGTATTTAATCCTCGCGGCGGTATTTTGCTATTTTTACGGACAGTCACAAACGCTTACCGAGCTGTTTGTCTTCGGCTGCTGCATGCAGTTCTTCATGTTCGGTATGTGGTCGCTCATTTACACCTATGCCTCAGAAGTATTCCCGACAAGAATCCGTTCCACCGGCTGCGGTACAACTTCCTCGGCTGGCAGAATGGGTTCGCTGATTGCACCGACACTTTTCGGCCTGCTGTTGCCGTACATAGGAAACAGCGGTTTGTTTAATCTCGGTGCGGCGATTTTTATAATCGGCGGCACGGTGACGCTTATCTTCGGCGTAGAGACAAAAGGCAAACGCCTGGAAGAAATCCGCAATCTGTAA
- a CDS encoding DUF1638 domain-containing protein, which produces MNKVLLIGCEVLKTQIERQGKIPADAVYLEQLLHRTPDKLRQELQQLIDRSGRYQTLLFAYGLCSNAIIGLRGASGQRLIIPRSDDCIGLVLGSRQRYLDEFRKNSGTYYFTAGWVDGAPDPLKEYWKNIEQYGEEDSRWIAEETLKHYTRALFIQTGDDRDRFAAAYVRQFADFFRLRYEEIAGSDTYLRKLIYGPWEDDFVIVENGAVITSELFADPD; this is translated from the coding sequence ATGAACAAGGTTCTATTAATTGGCTGTGAAGTTTTGAAAACGCAAATTGAAAGACAGGGAAAGATACCTGCCGATGCGGTTTATCTGGAACAGCTGCTCCACCGGACGCCGGATAAGCTGCGGCAGGAATTGCAGCAGCTGATTGACCGATCCGGACGATATCAGACCCTGCTGTTTGCATATGGGTTATGCAGCAACGCGATTATTGGCCTGCGGGGGGCTTCCGGCCAGCGCCTGATTATTCCCCGCTCGGATGATTGTATCGGTCTGGTGTTGGGCTCACGGCAAAGATATCTTGATGAATTCCGCAAGAACAGCGGCACCTATTATTTTACTGCCGGCTGGGTGGATGGCGCACCGGATCCGTTGAAGGAGTATTGGAAAAATATTGAGCAATATGGCGAAGAAGACTCTCGCTGGATTGCCGAGGAAACCCTAAAGCACTATACCCGGGCCTTGTTTATACAAACCGGTGACGACCGGGACCGGTTCGCGGCTGCTTATGTCCGGCAGTTTGCCGACTTTTTCCGGCTGCGGTATGAGGAAATTGCCGGGAGCGACACTTACCTGCGAAAACTGATCTACGGTCCCTGGGAGGATGACTTTGTTATTGTAGAAAATGGCGCTGTTATTACCAGCGAGCTGTTTGCTGATCCAGACTAA